TTAAAGAACTTCTTAATTGTACTCAATGATTGGTTATTTATCTTGCTAAAAATACGTTTTTAGCAAACGCAAACCAAAGATAAGTTATTGCTTATTAGATGATGTGTTAACGCAAGGGCTTAGTCTCTTTTTTTGAAATAGTCTCAATTTTAAAGTACTTTATTTTATTTGCATGCTGATAACTAACAACACACTCTGTGTTTTTTAAATCAAATGGGAGTTTTTTCGGGAGTTTCGGAACCTTATTACCATATTCAGCTAAACGGTCACTACTCATTATAATATCATGCTTTTGATTTGCTTCTGTTATAAAACGACCAATAAAAAGTGTGCCGTTTCTAGACTCCAGTTTTGTTTGTTTTCCTTTAAAATAAACACTATCAAGTTTGATGTTATTTACATTTGATATCACTGGAATAAATATATTAAAACCAGAACCCTCGCCTTCTACTACTGATATCCATTCTTGGTAATAAACATCTCCAAATGTAACAGGAGCTGTGTTTTGAATTTTTTGAGTGCTTACACACTGTGAAAAAGTCAGTATAATAAAAACCATTAGTAATAATGATACTATATTTTTAAATGCTTTCATTTTTTATATTTGAATATTATGAAAATACTATCTCAAAATTAATGCCATGAAAAAGCCTCACTAAAAAGTGAGGCTTGATATTATAATGGATTCCTGCCTCCGCAGGAATGGCAAAATCTAATTGTTTAAAGCTTCCGCTCCACCAACAATTTCTAAGATTTCGTTAGTAATAGCTGCCTGACGTGCTTTATTATAAGTTAATTTAAGCTGATCTCTTAATTCTGTTGCATTATCTGTTGCTTTATGCATTGCTGTCATACGTGCACCATGTTCACTTGCAAAAGAATCTCTAATACCTTTATACAACTGCGTTTTTAACGACTTAGGAATTAATTGCTCTACGATTTCTATTTTTGATGGCTCAAAAATATAATCAGCATTATTATTTGCCTCACCTTCAATAGAAACAATTGGTAAAAACTGCTCAGTCATTACTTCTTGAGTTGCTGCATTTTTAAATTTATTATAAACGATTTCTATTTTATCGAACTCGCCAGCAACAAATTTAGCCATTAACTCTTCAGCAATTTCAGCGACATTATTAAAAGTTAAATCATCAAAAATGTCACTTTTATTAGCTATAACAATGTTTTGTTTAGAAAAAGCATCATTAGATTTTTTTCCAATTGCGACAACAGACACATTTTTTCCAGCATACACATTACTAATTAAGTGTTGTGTTTGCTTAATA
The nucleotide sequence above comes from Flavobacteriaceae bacterium HL-DH10. Encoded proteins:
- the atpG gene encoding ATP synthase F1 subunit gamma, whose amino-acid sequence is MANLKEIRNRISSVSSTMQITSAMKMVSAAKLKKAQDAITAMRPYANKLTELLQSLSATLDEDSGSKFSVQREVKNVLIVPITSNRGLCGAFNSNIIKQTQHLISNVYAGKNVSVVAIGKKSNDAFSKQNIVIANKSDIFDDLTFNNVAEIAEELMAKFVAGEFDKIEIVYNKFKNAATQEVMTEQFLPIVSIEGEANNNADYIFEPSKIEIVEQLIPKSLKTQLYKGIRDSFASEHGARMTAMHKATDNATELRDQLKLTYNKARQAAITNEILEIVGGAEALNN